From one Microlunatus sp. Gsoil 973 genomic stretch:
- the purB gene encoding adenylosuccinate lyase, with product MSIPNVLANRYASAAMQQLWSPENKIILERRLWLAVLTAQRDLGVDFGGDDPDAVITAYQRVVDRVDLAGIAARERITRHDVKARIEEFNALAGYEHIHKGMTSRDLTENVEQLQIVSALKIIRDRLVATLVTLTRLATAHAELPMAGRSHNVPAQVTTLGKRFATAADEALVSYARISELINRYPLRGIKGPVGTSQDMLDLFDGDEAKVAELESRITEHLGIPEVFTSTGQVYPRSLDYDVVSALAQVAAAPSNVATSIRLMAGNELVTEGFRPGQVGSSAMPHKMNTRSCERVNGLAVIIRGHVSMIGELAGDQWNEGDVSDSVVRRVALPDSFFALDGLFETFLSVLSDFGPFPAVIEAELQRYLPFLTTTKVLMAAVRTGVGRETAHEAIKEHAVAVALEMRETGRRDNDLLDRFAADPRLGLDRRALASVLAAPLELAGTATSQVAALASEVEKIAKEHPEAAAYVPGDIL from the coding sequence ATGAGTATTCCCAATGTGCTCGCCAACCGGTACGCCTCGGCTGCCATGCAGCAACTGTGGTCACCGGAGAACAAGATCATCCTGGAGCGCCGGCTGTGGCTTGCGGTGTTGACCGCCCAGCGTGACCTCGGTGTCGACTTCGGTGGCGATGATCCGGACGCGGTGATCACCGCCTACCAGCGGGTTGTCGATCGGGTCGATCTGGCCGGTATCGCGGCCCGGGAACGGATCACCCGGCACGACGTCAAGGCCCGGATCGAGGAGTTCAACGCCCTGGCGGGCTATGAGCACATCCACAAGGGGATGACCAGCCGTGACCTCACCGAGAACGTCGAACAACTGCAGATCGTCTCGGCGCTGAAGATCATCCGCGACCGGCTGGTCGCCACGCTGGTCACGCTGACCCGGCTGGCGACCGCCCATGCCGAGCTGCCGATGGCCGGTCGCTCCCACAACGTGCCGGCACAGGTGACAACGCTGGGCAAGCGATTCGCCACCGCGGCCGATGAGGCTCTGGTCAGCTATGCCCGAATCTCGGAACTGATCAACCGGTATCCGCTGCGCGGGATCAAGGGCCCGGTCGGCACCAGCCAGGACATGCTCGACCTGTTCGACGGTGACGAGGCCAAGGTCGCCGAACTGGAGTCAAGGATCACCGAACACCTGGGCATTCCCGAGGTGTTCACCTCCACCGGACAGGTCTATCCGCGTTCCCTGGACTACGACGTGGTGTCCGCCCTGGCCCAGGTGGCCGCGGCGCCGTCCAATGTCGCCACCAGCATTCGGCTGATGGCCGGCAACGAACTCGTCACCGAGGGTTTCCGGCCAGGCCAGGTCGGTTCGTCGGCGATGCCGCACAAGATGAACACCCGTTCCTGCGAACGGGTCAACGGGCTCGCGGTGATCATTCGCGGTCACGTCTCCATGATCGGCGAGCTGGCCGGGGACCAGTGGAACGAAGGTGACGTCTCCGATTCGGTGGTTCGCCGGGTGGCCCTGCCCGACAGCTTCTTCGCGCTGGACGGGCTGTTCGAGACGTTCCTCTCCGTGCTGTCCGATTTCGGCCCGTTCCCGGCGGTGATCGAGGCAGAACTGCAGCGCTATCTGCCGTTCCTCACCACAACGAAGGTGTTGATGGCGGCGGTGCGCACCGGTGTCGGACGGGAGACGGCCCACGAAGCGATCAAGGAACACGCGGTCGCCGTGGCACTGGAGATGCGGGAGACCGGCCGTCGGGACAATGACCTGCTGGACCGGTTCGCGGCGGATCCGAGGCTGGGCCTCGATCGCCGGGCGCTGGCGTCGGTGCTGGCCGCTCCGCTGGAGCTGGCCGGGACGGCGACCAGTCAGGTCGCCGCGTTGGCCTCCGAGGTGGAGAAGATCGCCAAGGAGCACCCGGAGGCGGCGGCCTACGTCCCCGGCGACATTCTCTGA
- a CDS encoding ABC transporter ATP-binding protein: MIRSIALVVAASVRVSPRQSLVCLLETLGNFVGMLQPLFIAWLVTGAIQHDAGLVIRAVICFVVSLTVVGVLMIIGNNARISQYERVGFWFDTEISRLSSSIATLDHLQSAEYQDKAQTLRDHQGLLGFAFNMVLNALRMAVTGVGTLVLALTADPRMLLVVIAGIPAVIIARWTTRWQTTADDAAAQPSRHVKHLLELATQPGPGAEIRVFGLQRWLRDSTDAAARRWLDLRVDLAKRQSLLQTSTTVLFFAVAGAVLAWMLRDTVAGRVSIAEFVLAASLVTRLQMISDILQWSVRMLVRVSNDGSRFLWLRDYAADQQARHTGTLTPPRRLHAGISTIGLGYSYPGAETPTLTDLNLDLPAGAVVAVVGENGAGKSTLIGLLTGMLNPTEGKVLVDGVDLADLDQTKWRARMSGAFQDYARLELTAQQSIGIGDLAALNSEPAVNAALDRAAATDVMKALPTGLATQLGTTWPEGVELSGGQWQRLAIARGMMRDAPLLLVLDEPTAALDAGTEHALFERYADAARRAGGRGGVTLLVTHRFSTVASADLVVVLRGGRVAEVGTHAQLYAAGNHYAELYDLQARGYR, translated from the coding sequence ATGATCAGATCCATTGCCCTGGTCGTCGCTGCATCAGTGCGGGTCAGCCCGCGGCAGAGCCTGGTCTGCCTGCTCGAGACCCTGGGCAATTTCGTCGGCATGCTGCAGCCACTGTTCATCGCCTGGCTGGTCACCGGCGCGATCCAGCACGACGCCGGCCTGGTGATCAGGGCCGTTATCTGCTTCGTTGTCTCGCTGACCGTCGTCGGCGTGCTGATGATCATCGGAAACAACGCCAGGATCTCCCAGTACGAACGGGTCGGTTTCTGGTTCGACACCGAGATCTCCCGGCTCAGCTCCTCGATCGCCACACTCGACCACCTGCAGAGTGCCGAATACCAGGACAAGGCGCAGACCCTTCGTGATCACCAGGGTCTGCTCGGCTTCGCCTTCAACATGGTGCTGAACGCCTTGCGGATGGCGGTCACCGGCGTCGGCACGCTGGTGTTGGCGCTGACCGCCGACCCGCGGATGCTGCTGGTCGTCATCGCCGGAATCCCGGCCGTGATCATCGCACGCTGGACCACCCGCTGGCAGACCACGGCCGACGATGCCGCCGCCCAGCCGAGCCGCCATGTCAAGCACCTGCTCGAACTCGCCACCCAGCCCGGCCCGGGCGCGGAGATCCGGGTGTTCGGATTGCAGCGCTGGTTGCGGGACTCCACGGACGCCGCGGCCCGGCGCTGGCTCGATCTCCGCGTCGACCTGGCCAAACGGCAATCATTGCTGCAGACCAGCACGACGGTGCTGTTCTTCGCCGTCGCCGGCGCCGTCCTGGCCTGGATGCTGCGGGACACCGTCGCCGGCCGGGTCTCGATCGCCGAGTTCGTCCTGGCGGCCAGCCTGGTCACCCGGCTGCAGATGATCAGCGACATCCTGCAATGGTCGGTGCGGATGCTGGTCCGGGTGAGCAATGACGGCAGCCGATTCCTCTGGCTGCGCGACTACGCCGCCGATCAGCAGGCCAGGCACACCGGAACGCTGACGCCTCCCCGACGGTTGCACGCCGGGATCAGCACGATCGGGCTCGGCTACAGCTATCCCGGCGCCGAGACGCCCACGCTGACCGATCTCAACCTCGATCTGCCGGCCGGCGCCGTGGTGGCCGTCGTCGGCGAGAACGGTGCAGGCAAGTCGACGCTGATCGGCCTACTGACCGGCATGCTCAACCCGACCGAAGGGAAGGTGCTGGTCGATGGAGTCGATCTTGCCGATCTTGATCAGACGAAATGGCGCGCCAGGATGTCGGGCGCCTTCCAGGACTATGCCCGCCTGGAACTCACCGCACAGCAATCGATCGGGATCGGTGATCTCGCGGCGCTGAACAGTGAGCCGGCGGTCAACGCCGCCCTCGACAGAGCCGCCGCGACCGATGTGATGAAGGCGCTGCCCACCGGGCTGGCGACCCAGCTGGGCACCACCTGGCCCGAAGGTGTCGAGCTGTCCGGCGGGCAGTGGCAGCGCCTGGCGATCGCCCGCGGAATGATGCGCGACGCTCCGTTGCTGCTGGTGTTGGACGAGCCGACCGCCGCGCTCGACGCCGGCACCGAGCACGCGCTCTTCGAACGGTACGCGGATGCGGCACGCCGGGCGGGCGGCCGGGGCGGGGTCACGCTGCTGGTGACCCACCGTTTCTCCACGGTCGCCTCGGCCGATCTGGTCGTCGTACTGCGGGGCGGGCGGGTTGCCGAGGTCGGCACGCATGCGCAGTTGTACGCGGCGGGCAACCACTACGCCGAGCTGTACGACCTCCAGGCACGCGGCTATCGGTGA
- a CDS encoding adenylosuccinate synthase produces MPGIVVVGSQWGDEGKGKATDQIGDRIDYCVRYSGGNNAGHTIVVNGEKFALHLLPSGLLNVGVRPVIGNGVVVDLDVLFAEIDALEARGIDCSGLLVSANAHLITSYHQTIDKVTERFLGKARIGTTGRGIGPAYGDKINRIGIRIQDLFDESILAKKVEAALDQKNHLLVKVYNRRAVDPAEVTEHLLGHADRIKPHVADTARLLNDELDAGKVVLFEGAQAHHLDVDHGTYPYVTSSNPVAAGACVGAGVGPTRIDRVIGIAKAYTTRVGEGPMPTELLDADGDRLREAGAEFGTTTGRKRRCGWFDALVVEHAHKINAFTDIFLTKLDILTGWEKIPVCVAYDVDGVRHDTMPMTQTEFHHARPIYEFLDGWEEDISTCRSFDDLPANTRAYVRRLEELVGCRVSGIGVGPGRGEVVMINDLLG; encoded by the coding sequence ATGCCGGGAATCGTTGTGGTGGGTTCGCAATGGGGCGACGAAGGCAAGGGCAAGGCGACCGATCAGATCGGTGATCGGATCGACTACTGCGTACGCTATTCCGGCGGAAACAACGCCGGCCACACGATCGTCGTCAACGGCGAGAAGTTCGCACTGCACCTGCTGCCGTCCGGCCTGCTGAACGTCGGGGTACGCCCGGTGATCGGCAACGGCGTCGTCGTTGATCTTGACGTGCTCTTCGCCGAGATCGATGCCCTCGAGGCCCGCGGGATCGACTGCTCGGGGCTGCTGGTCTCGGCCAACGCCCACCTGATCACCAGCTATCACCAGACCATCGACAAGGTCACCGAACGCTTTCTCGGGAAGGCACGGATCGGTACAACCGGTCGTGGTATCGGCCCGGCGTACGGTGACAAGATCAACAGGATCGGCATCCGCATCCAGGACCTCTTCGACGAGTCGATCCTGGCCAAGAAGGTCGAAGCCGCGCTCGATCAGAAGAACCATCTGCTGGTCAAGGTCTACAACCGTCGCGCCGTCGACCCGGCCGAGGTCACCGAGCACTTGCTCGGCCACGCAGACCGGATCAAGCCGCATGTCGCCGACACCGCCAGGCTGCTGAACGACGAGCTCGACGCCGGCAAGGTGGTGCTCTTCGAAGGCGCTCAGGCCCATCACCTCGACGTTGATCATGGGACGTATCCCTACGTCACAAGCTCCAACCCGGTGGCCGCCGGGGCCTGTGTCGGGGCCGGGGTCGGACCGACCCGGATCGACCGGGTGATCGGTATCGCCAAGGCGTACACGACCCGGGTCGGGGAGGGGCCGATGCCGACCGAGCTGCTCGACGCCGACGGCGATCGGCTCCGCGAGGCGGGTGCGGAGTTCGGCACGACGACCGGGCGGAAGCGGCGCTGCGGCTGGTTCGACGCACTGGTGGTCGAGCACGCCCACAAGATCAACGCGTTCACCGACATCTTCCTGACCAAACTCGACATCCTGACCGGCTGGGAGAAGATCCCGGTCTGCGTCGCCTACGACGTCGACGGGGTCCGACACGACACCATGCCGATGACCCAGACCGAGTTCCACCACGCGAGGCCGATCTATGAATTCCTCGACGGGTGGGAGGAGGACATCTCCACTTGTCGTTCCTTCGACGACCTGCCGGCGAACACCCGGGCCTATGTCAGGCGACTTGAGGAACTGGTCGGCTGCCGGGTCTCAGGCATCGGTGTCGGACCGGGTCGGGGTGAGGTCGTCATGATCAACGACCTGCTGGGCTGA
- a CDS encoding ABC transporter permease subunit: MTAVPTTSAQAVARGTPSRRRARLGGDWRLAWMLLAPTALLVGALILFPIIYSVVLSTTQRHGADTVFVGLANFASLVHDRLFHAGVVNSYVFTCYSEIFKVTAGLVAALLLHNLRRGRAIVAGVLLLPWVVPTIVTAFTWRFLLDPIFGSVNNLLTLSGIGPLLAQLHLVGSWPAAWLSDPGLAMPSVIMVNVWKGIPFFTVNFLAGLKAIDSGLYEAAMVDGASAFRRFIHVTLPGLRYVIIVTTLLSSIWTFNNFDLVWLMTQGGPGDATAPYVLVAYIKAIQQLQFGPGAASTLVLLPVVGVLVVLLVRMMRSGDRAPTQRRRLTDGQRRGLVIAALVAGVVLLVLASVSFFWRALVILGVPALLVACVGGLISWLASRGRVRSSKIVQGLGSGVVLAVLMGFVLLPLYWILVTAFKSDLQITSRMSDLWPTPWSTEQFFGLLSDQPFATWYRNTLIVSLSSTALTLVCASLGGYALARLRFRGAHSFTSTILLTYVMPGALLFIPLYRLLSGVHLTDSLWSLFLTYPTFGLPFATWLLMGYFRSIPVDLEEAALTDGCSRMQAFVRVVLPLAKPGLLAVGLFTLTNAWNEFLFAFVLITKDELKTLPVGMQSMIFGDVVPQGELAAASLLISIPVVLMYAFGQRFLTEGLTAGAVKG; this comes from the coding sequence GTGACTGCGGTACCCACCACGTCCGCACAAGCGGTCGCCCGAGGCACGCCGTCCCGCCGGCGCGCGCGACTGGGCGGCGACTGGCGGTTGGCCTGGATGCTGCTCGCGCCGACGGCGCTGCTGGTCGGTGCGCTGATCCTGTTCCCGATCATCTACTCGGTCGTCCTCAGCACCACGCAGCGGCACGGTGCCGACACCGTCTTCGTCGGGCTGGCCAACTTCGCGTCGCTGGTCCATGACCGACTGTTCCACGCCGGCGTGGTGAACTCCTACGTCTTCACCTGCTACTCGGAGATCTTCAAGGTCACTGCGGGCCTGGTCGCCGCCCTGCTGCTGCACAACCTGCGCCGCGGCCGTGCGATCGTCGCCGGCGTCCTGCTGCTGCCCTGGGTGGTGCCCACCATCGTCACCGCATTCACCTGGCGGTTCCTGCTCGATCCGATCTTCGGCAGTGTCAACAACCTGCTCACCCTGTCGGGCATCGGGCCGCTGTTGGCACAGTTGCACCTGGTCGGCAGCTGGCCGGCGGCGTGGCTGTCCGATCCCGGGCTGGCGATGCCGTCGGTGATCATGGTCAACGTCTGGAAGGGCATCCCGTTCTTCACGGTCAACTTCCTGGCCGGGCTCAAGGCGATCGACTCCGGTCTCTACGAGGCGGCAATGGTCGACGGCGCGTCGGCGTTCCGGCGCTTCATCCACGTCACGCTGCCCGGCCTGCGGTACGTGATCATCGTCACCACCCTGCTGTCATCCATCTGGACCTTCAACAACTTCGACCTGGTCTGGCTGATGACCCAGGGCGGCCCCGGCGACGCGACCGCGCCGTACGTACTCGTCGCCTACATCAAGGCGATCCAACAACTGCAGTTCGGTCCGGGCGCGGCGTCGACGCTGGTCCTGCTGCCGGTGGTCGGAGTCCTGGTGGTGCTGCTGGTCCGGATGATGCGGTCGGGGGACCGGGCCCCGACGCAGCGCCGGCGGCTGACCGACGGGCAGCGCCGCGGACTGGTGATCGCAGCTCTCGTCGCCGGCGTGGTGCTGCTGGTGCTGGCCAGCGTCAGCTTCTTCTGGCGGGCCCTGGTGATCCTCGGCGTGCCGGCCCTGCTGGTCGCCTGTGTCGGCGGTCTGATCTCGTGGCTGGCCTCCCGTGGCAGGGTGCGGTCGTCCAAGATCGTTCAGGGACTCGGTTCCGGTGTCGTGTTGGCCGTGCTGATGGGATTCGTGCTGTTGCCGCTGTATTGGATCCTGGTCACCGCGTTCAAGTCCGATCTGCAGATCACCAGCAGGATGAGCGATCTCTGGCCGACACCGTGGAGTACCGAGCAGTTCTTCGGACTGCTCAGTGACCAGCCGTTCGCAACCTGGTACCGCAACACACTGATCGTCTCGCTGTCCTCGACCGCCCTGACCCTGGTCTGCGCGTCGCTCGGTGGCTACGCCCTGGCCAGATTGCGGTTCCGCGGGGCGCACAGTTTCACCTCGACGATCCTGCTCACCTATGTGATGCCCGGGGCGCTGCTGTTCATCCCGCTCTACCGACTGCTCAGCGGGGTGCACCTGACCGACTCGCTGTGGTCGCTGTTCCTGACCTATCCGACCTTCGGTCTGCCGTTCGCGACCTGGCTGCTGATGGGCTATTTCCGGTCGATCCCGGTCGATCTGGAGGAGGCGGCCCTGACCGACGGGTGTTCGCGGATGCAGGCCTTTGTCCGGGTGGTGTTGCCGCTGGCCAAGCCCGGCCTGTTGGCCGTCGGGCTGTTCACCCTGACCAACGCATGGAACGAGTTCCTCTTCGCGTTCGTGCTGATCACCAAGGACGAACTCAAGACGCTGCCGGTCGGCATGCAATCGATGATCTTCGGTGACGTGGTGCCGCAGGGCGAGCTGGCAGCGGCGTCGTTGCTGATCAGCATCCCGGTTGTCCTGATGTACGCATTCGGGCAGCGGTTCCTGACCGAGGGACTCACCGCCGGAGCCGTGAAAGGCTGA
- a CDS encoding ABC transporter substrate-binding protein, with product MSRFTRRTLLVSSAMAAGAAALTACSGGENPGSRQTSGSGSSTGASNAVGSANKPLPKPAKFQQAPTIDSSLPPVEERLPENPYVIPHHWVKPGKYGGTLNMVTLSTTGAAGASSDREFFYGHSPLRWLNDGSDVGPGLAESWESNDDASEWTFHFRKGLKWSDGKPWTTADIMFWWEKLVLANKMGQVPPDETRSGKGTVAKFDAVDDTTLKLTFDTPAPLTADRMAAYVNGAIGQNGAIWNLPSHYLKQFHPDYNKKVPDDWDTSLMQVKADWHQNPDCPTMIGYKCKSFDNNKGVVLERNPYYYAVMPNGDQLPYIDEIQISVISDPEALKLQVVQGSVDYCHGPFNGITLDSIEGIRQSGEKAGTEVNLWESGSGTGSIFFFNYDYYDEGIRNLIREPKFRQAVSHAFNRKAVQQAVYFNTGELTTGTHSPKSAEFLVNDDGKKVYEQWRDAYVTHDPEKAKQLLDEIGCKVGSNGKRTLPNGKPFQLRIDYQADMGPDHTTKDNQLVKDLKAIGVDIIRNPIPPQAFDAQWQSGKLMGHTNWEISNVGISLIQPMWLVPIEPTRWAPLEGQWWALQGTGTNQKETNVDPWKRHPPRVEPESNGPVAKLWDLYNQARVEADPMKQIQLTWEIEKVHISEGPFFMGCVTNYPGAIVSKKDLGNVPRKGESRPRRAVRAVGSPDSGRLRPRVLLLEQGAELIA from the coding sequence ATGAGTCGCTTCACTCGACGCACGTTGTTGGTCTCCTCGGCGATGGCCGCAGGTGCCGCTGCGCTCACCGCCTGCTCGGGCGGAGAAAATCCCGGCAGCCGACAAACCTCCGGTTCGGGGTCGAGCACCGGCGCCTCGAACGCCGTGGGATCGGCGAACAAACCGTTGCCGAAGCCCGCCAAGTTCCAGCAGGCGCCCACCATCGACTCCAGCCTGCCGCCGGTCGAGGAGCGGCTGCCGGAAAATCCCTACGTCATCCCACACCACTGGGTCAAGCCCGGCAAGTACGGCGGCACCCTCAACATGGTCACGCTGAGCACGACGGGTGCGGCAGGCGCGTCGTCGGACCGCGAATTCTTCTACGGCCATTCGCCCCTGCGCTGGCTGAACGATGGCTCAGATGTCGGTCCCGGCCTGGCCGAGTCGTGGGAATCCAACGACGACGCCTCGGAATGGACCTTCCATTTCCGAAAGGGCCTGAAATGGTCCGACGGTAAGCCCTGGACCACCGCGGACATCATGTTCTGGTGGGAGAAGCTCGTGCTGGCCAACAAGATGGGTCAGGTGCCGCCGGACGAGACCCGTTCCGGCAAGGGCACCGTGGCCAAGTTCGATGCGGTCGACGACACCACGCTGAAGCTGACCTTCGACACGCCCGCGCCGTTGACCGCAGACCGGATGGCCGCCTACGTCAACGGAGCCATCGGCCAGAACGGCGCGATCTGGAACCTGCCGAGCCACTACCTCAAGCAGTTCCATCCCGACTACAACAAGAAGGTCCCCGACGACTGGGACACCAGTCTGATGCAGGTGAAGGCCGACTGGCACCAGAACCCCGATTGCCCGACCATGATCGGCTACAAGTGCAAGTCGTTCGACAACAACAAGGGCGTCGTACTGGAGCGCAACCCGTACTACTACGCGGTGATGCCGAACGGCGACCAGCTCCCATACATCGACGAGATCCAGATCAGCGTGATCAGCGATCCGGAGGCGCTGAAGCTGCAGGTCGTCCAGGGCTCTGTCGACTACTGTCACGGGCCGTTCAACGGCATCACGCTGGACAGCATCGAGGGCATCCGGCAGTCGGGGGAGAAGGCCGGGACGGAGGTCAACCTCTGGGAGAGCGGCTCGGGCACCGGCTCGATCTTCTTCTTCAACTATGACTACTACGACGAGGGCATCCGGAACCTGATCCGGGAGCCGAAGTTCCGACAGGCCGTGTCGCATGCCTTCAACCGTAAGGCTGTGCAGCAGGCGGTCTACTTCAACACCGGCGAGCTCACCACCGGTACGCACAGCCCGAAGTCTGCGGAGTTCCTGGTCAACGACGACGGCAAGAAGGTCTACGAGCAGTGGCGGGACGCCTACGTCACCCACGATCCCGAGAAGGCCAAGCAACTGCTGGACGAGATCGGCTGCAAGGTCGGCAGCAACGGCAAGCGGACGCTGCCCAATGGCAAGCCCTTCCAGCTGCGGATCGACTATCAGGCCGACATGGGGCCCGATCACACCACCAAGGACAACCAACTGGTCAAGGACCTCAAGGCCATCGGAGTGGACATCATCCGCAACCCGATCCCGCCGCAGGCCTTCGACGCCCAGTGGCAGTCCGGCAAGTTGATGGGTCACACGAACTGGGAGATCTCCAACGTCGGCATCTCGCTGATCCAGCCCATGTGGCTGGTGCCGATCGAGCCGACCCGGTGGGCACCGCTGGAGGGCCAGTGGTGGGCACTTCAGGGCACCGGAACCAACCAGAAGGAGACCAACGTCGACCCGTGGAAGCGGCATCCGCCGCGGGTCGAGCCGGAGAGCAACGGTCCGGTGGCCAAGCTCTGGGACCTCTACAACCAGGCCCGGGTCGAGGCGGATCCGATGAAGCAGATCCAGCTGACCTGGGAGATCGAGAAGGTGCACATCTCCGAGGGCCCGTTCTTCATGGGCTGCGTGACCAACTACCCGGGTGCGATTGTCAGCAAGAAGGACCTGGGCAACGTTCCGCGCAAGGGAGAATCTCGCCCACGGCGGGCTGTTCGGGCCGTGGGGTCACCCGACTCCGGCCGTCTACGACCCCGAGTGCTACTTCTGGAACAAGGAGCAGAGCTGATCGCCTGA
- a CDS encoding phosphotransferase — translation MPDVGDRQLDRTERLAGRLGVAGDPFRHGDGWSNNVWLYDEVVIRIALRPGPGTLRVESLIASRLPAAVGYPTVIDSGVIDGHDWMAQQRLPGDNLAALWDSLDQDQRSFAVTDLVTRLDAVTRADLSGLSLPGTPLYAFDPGRLRRQLAVVELIIGRRATERARQIAQTGLDATALIGQGLVHTDAVLDNVMWTGSAAIPIDFEFGCAGPVDLDADCVGREVGTRADRQAITALAAALGPTLTRPAALDRLRGYSVLRHLWAVGKWVDNDPSLTDADTWEPVRSLIADTERRGWVDQLLRAVR, via the coding sequence ATGCCCGACGTGGGAGACCGACAGTTGGATCGCACCGAACGGCTCGCCGGCCGACTCGGTGTCGCCGGCGATCCGTTCCGGCACGGTGATGGCTGGTCGAACAACGTCTGGTTGTATGACGAAGTGGTCATCCGGATCGCGCTGCGGCCCGGCCCGGGCACGCTGAGGGTCGAGAGTCTGATCGCCTCCCGGCTGCCGGCCGCGGTGGGTTACCCGACGGTGATCGACAGTGGAGTGATCGACGGCCACGATTGGATGGCGCAACAACGACTGCCCGGCGACAATCTGGCCGCACTCTGGGATTCGCTGGACCAAGATCAGCGTAGCTTCGCGGTCACGGATCTGGTGACCCGGCTGGACGCGGTCACCCGGGCCGACCTCAGCGGGCTGTCGCTGCCCGGCACCCCGCTCTACGCGTTCGATCCCGGCCGATTGCGTCGGCAACTGGCGGTGGTCGAGTTGATCATCGGTCGCCGCGCGACCGAACGTGCCCGGCAGATCGCGCAGACCGGCCTGGACGCGACCGCCCTGATCGGCCAAGGCCTGGTGCACACCGACGCCGTGCTGGACAACGTGATGTGGACCGGTTCGGCGGCGATCCCGATCGACTTCGAATTCGGCTGTGCCGGCCCTGTCGACCTCGATGCAGACTGCGTCGGACGGGAGGTGGGCACCCGGGCGGATCGGCAGGCGATCACGGCGCTGGCAGCTGCGCTCGGGCCGACTCTCACCCGCCCCGCTGCGCTCGATCGGCTGCGGGGCTACTCGGTGCTCCGTCACCTGTGGGCGGTCGGCAAATGGGTCGACAACGATCCGTCGCTGACCGATGCCGACACCTGGGAGCCGGTGCGCTCGCTGATCGCCGACACCGAGCGTCGGGGTTGGGTGGACCAACTCCTGCGCGCTGTCCGGTAG